From the Panthera leo isolate Ple1 chromosome C1, P.leo_Ple1_pat1.1, whole genome shotgun sequence genome, one window contains:
- the SF3B1 gene encoding splicing factor 3B subunit 1 isoform X2 has product MNARTYMDVMREQHLTKEEREIRQQLAEKAKAGELKVVNGAAASQPPSKRKRRWDQTADQTPGATPKKLSSWDQAETPGHTPSLRWDETPGRAKGSETPGATPGSKIWDPTPSHTPAGAATPGRGDTPGHATPGHGGATSSARKNRWDETPKTERDTPGHGSGWAETPRTDRGGDSIGETPTPGASKRKSRWDETPASQMGGSTPVLTPGKTPIGTPAMNMATPTPGHIMSMTPEQLQAWRWEREIDERNRPLSDEELDAMFPEGYKVLPPPAGYVPIRTPARKLTATPTPLGGMTGFHMQTEDRTMKSVNDQPSGNLPFLKPDDIQYFDKLLVDVDESTLSPEEQKERKIMKLLLKIKNGTPPMRKAALRQITDKAREFGAGPLFNQILPLLMSPTLEDQERHLLVKVIDRILYKLDDLVRPYVHKILVVIEPLLIDEDYYARVEGREIISNLAKAAGLATMISTMRPDIDNMDEYVRNTTARAFAVVASALGIPSLLPFLKAVCKSKKSWQARHTGIKIVQQIAILMGCAILPHLRSLVEIIEHGLVDEQQKVRTISALAIAALAEAATPYGIESFDSVLKPLWKGIRQHRGKGLAAFLKAIGYLIPLMDAEYANYYTREVMLILIREFQSPDEEMKKIVLKVVKQCCGTDGVEANYIKTEILPPFFKHFWQHRMALDRRNYRQLVDTTVELANKVGAAEIISRIVDDLKDEAEQYRKMVMETIEKIMGNLGAADIDHKLEEQLIDGILYAFQEQTTEDSVMLNGFGTVVNALGKRVKPYLPQICGTVLWRLNNKSAKVRQQAADLISRTAVVMKTCQEEKLMGHLGVVLYEYLGEEYPEVLGSILGALKAIVNVIGMHKMTPPIKDLLPRLTPILKNRHEKVQENCIDLVGRIADRGAEYVSAREWMRICFELLELLKAHKKAIRRATVNTFGYIAKAIGPHDVLATLLNNLKVQERQNRVCTTVAIAIVAETCSPFTVLPALMNEYRVPELNVQNGVLKSLSFLFEYIGEMGKDYIYAVTPLLEDALMDRDLVHRQTASAVVQHMSLGVYGFGCEDSLNHLLNYVWPNVFETSPHVIQAVMGALEGLRVAIGPCRMLQYCLQGLFHPARKVRDVYWKIYNSIYIGSQDALIAHYPRIYNDDKNTYIRYELDYIL; this is encoded by the exons agagaaattaGGCAACAACTAGCAGAAAAAGCTAAAGCTGGAGAATTAAAAGTTGTCAATGGAGCAGCAGCGTCCCAGCCTCCCTCAAAACGAAAACGGCGTTGGGATCAAACAGCTGATCAGACTCCTGGTGCCACTCCTAAAAAACTATCAAGTTGGGATCAAGCAgag ACCCCCGGACATACCCCTTCCTTAAGATGGGATGAGACACCAGGTCGTGCAAAGGGAAGTGAGACTCCTGGAGCAACCCCAGGCTCAAAAATATGGGATCCTACACCTAGCCACACACCAGCGGGAGCTGCTACTCCTGGACGCGGCGATACGCCAGGCCATGCAACACCAGGCCACGGAGGTGCAACTTCCAGTGCTCGTAAAAACAGATGGGATGAGACCCCCAAAACAGAAAGAG atactCCTGGGCATGGAAGCGGATGGGCTGAGACTCCTCGAACAGATCGAGGTGGAGATTCAATTGGTGAAACACCAACTCCTGGAGCCAGTAAAAGAAAGTCACGTTGGGATGAAACACCAGCTAGTCAGATGGGTGGAAGCACTCCTGTTCTGACACCTGGAAAGACACCAATTGGCACACCAGCCATGAACATGGCTACCCCTACTCCAG GTCACATAATGAGTATGACTCCCGAACAGCTTCAAGCTTGGAGGTGGGAAAGAGAAATTGATGAGAGAAACCGTCCACTTTCTGATGAAGAATTAGATGCCATGTTTCCAGAAGGATATAAG GTACTTCCCCCTCCAGCTGGTTATGTTCCTATTCGAACTCCAGCTCGAAAGCTGACAGCAACTCCAACGCCTTTGGGTGGTATGACTGGTTTCCACATGCAAACTGAAGATAGAACAATGAAAAGTGTTAATGACCAACCATCTGGGAATCTGCCATTTTTAAAACCTGATGATATTCAGTACTTTGATAAACTTTTG gTTGATGTTGATGAATCAACACTTAGTCCAGaagagcaaaaagagagaaaaataatgaagcttcttttaaaaattaagaatggaaCACCTCCAATGAGAAAG gctgCATTGCGTCAGATTACTGATAAAGCTCGTGAATTTGGAGCTGGTCCTTTGTTTAATCAGATTCTTCCTCTACTGATGTCTCCTACACTTGAGGATCAAGAGCGTCATTTACTTGTGAAAGTTATTGATCGAATATTATACAAACTTGATGACTTAGTTCGACCATATGTGCATAAG atccTTGTGGTCATTGAACCATTGCTAATTGATGAAGATTACTATGCTAGAGTGGAAGGTCGAGAGATTATTTCTAATTTGGCAAAG GCTGCTGGTCTGGCTACTATGATCTCTACCATGAGACCTGATATAGATAACATGGATGAGTATGTTCGTAACACAACAGCTAGAGCTTTTGCTGTTGTAGCCTCTGCCCTGGGCATTCCTTCATTGTTGCCCTTCTTAAAAGCTGTGTGTAAAAGTAAGAAGTCCTGGCAAGCGAGACACACTGGTATTAAGATTGTACAGCAGATAGCTATTCTTATGGGCTGTGCCATCTTGCCACATCTCAGAAGTTTAGTTGAAATCATTGAGCATG GTCTTGTGGATGAGCAACAGAAAGTTCGGACCATTAGTGCTTTGGCCATTGCTGCCTTGGCTGAAGCAGCAACTCCTTATGGTATCGAATCTTTTGATTCTGTGTTAAAGCCTCTATGGAAGGGTATCCGTCAACACAGAGGAAAG ggtCTGGCTGCTTTCTTAAAGGCTATTGGCTATCTTATTCCTCTTATGGATGCAGAATATGCCAACTACTATACTAGAGAAGTGATGTTAATCCTTATTCGAGAATTTCAGTCACctgatgaagaaatgaagaaaattgtgCTGAAG gTGGTAAAGCAGTGTTGTGGAACAGATGGTGTAGAAGCAAACTACATTAAAACAGagattcttcctcctttttttaaacacttctgGCAACACAGAATGGCTTTGGATAGAAGAAATTACCGACAG TTAGTTGATACTACTGTGGAATTGGCAAACAAAGTAGGTGCAGCAGAAATTATATCCAGGATTGTGGATGATCTGAAGGATGAAGCTGAACAGTACAGAAAAATGGTGATGGAGACAATTGAGAAAATTATGGGCAACTTGGGAGCAGCAGATATTGATCATAAACTTGAAGAACAGTTGATTGATGGTATTCTTTATGCTTTCCAAGAACAGACTACAGAG gactCTGTAATGTTGAATGGCTTTGGCACAGTGGTCAATGCTCTTGGCAAACGAGTCAAACCTTACTTGCCTCAGATCTGTGGTACAGTTTTGTGGCGTTTAAATAACAAATCAGCAAAAGTTAGGCAACAGGCAGCTGACTTGATTTCTCGAACTGCTGTTGTCATGAAGACTTGTCAAGAG gaAAAAttgatggggcacttgggtgttgTTTTGTATGAGTATTTGGGTGAAGAGTACCCTGAAGTATTGGGCAGCATTCTTGGAGCATTGAAGGCCATTGTAAATGTAATAG GTATGCATAAGATGACCCCACCAATTAAAGATCTCCTGCCTAGACTCACCCCCATCTTAAAGAACAGGCATGAAAAAGTACAAGAGAATTGTATTGATCTTGTTGGACGTATTGCTGACAG gGGAGCTGAGTATGTGTCTGCGAGAGAATGGATGAGGATTTGTTTTGAGCTTCTGGAGCTCTTAAAAGCTCACAAAAAAGCTATTCGTAGAGCCACAGTCAACACATTTGGTTACATTGCAAAGGCCATTGG tcctCATGATGTATTGGCTACACTCTTAAACAACCTCAAAGTTCAGGAAAGGCAGAACAGAGTTTGTACCACTGTAGCAATAGCTATTGTTGCCGAAACGTGTTCACCCTTCACAGTACTACCTGCcttaatgaatgaatacagagTTCCTGAGCTGAATGTCCAAAATGGAGTCTTAAAATCACTTTCCTTCTTGTTTGAATATATTGGTGAAATGGGAAAGGACTACATTTATGCTGTAACACCATTACTTGAAGATGCTTTAATGGATAG GGACCTTGTACACAGACAGACGGCTAGTGCAGTGGTGCAACACATGTCACTTGGGGTTTATGGATTTGGTTGTGAAGATTCACTGAATCACTTGTTGAACTATGTATGGCCCAATGTGTTTGAGACATCGCCCCATGTAATTCAAGCAGTTATGGGAGCCCTGGAGGGCCTGAGAGTTGCTATTGGACCATGTAGAATGTTACAGTATTGTTTACAG GGTTTGTTTCACCCGGCCCGGAAAGTCAGAGACGTGTATTGGAAAATCTACAACTCCATCTACATTGGTTCACAGGATGCTCTCATAGCACATTACCCAAGAATCTACAATGATGATAAGAACACCTATATTCGTTATGAACTTGACTATATCTTAtaa